The Prionailurus bengalensis isolate Pbe53 chromosome D2, Fcat_Pben_1.1_paternal_pri, whole genome shotgun sequence genome window below encodes:
- the RHOU gene encoding rho-related GTP-binding protein RhoU, whose product MPPQQGDPAFPGRCEAPPVPPRRERGARGGRGPGAPGGRGRAGGAEGRGVKCVLVGDGAVGKTSLVVSYTTNGYPTEYIPTAFDNFSAVVSVDGRPVRLQLCDTAGQDEFDKLRPLCYTNTDIFLLCFSVVSPSSFQNVSEKWVPEIRCHCPKAPIVLVGTQSDLREDVKVLIELDKCKEKPVPEEAAKLCAEEIKAASYIECSALTQKNLKEVFDAAIVAGIQYSDTQQQPKKRKSRTPDKMKNLSKSWWKKYCCVV is encoded by the exons ATGCCCCCGCAGCAGGGGGACCCCGCATTCCCGGGCCGTTGCGAGGCGCCGCCCGTTCCGCCGCGCCGGGAGCGCGGGGCGCGCGGGGGGCGCGGGCCCGGGGCgccggggggccgggggcgcgcGGGCGGTGCCGAGGGGCGCGGCGTCAAGTGCGTGCTCGTCGGCGACGGCGCCGTGGGCAAGACGAGCCTGGTGGTGAGCTACACCACCAACGGCTACCCCACCGAGTACATCCCCACCGCCTTCGACAACTTCTCGG CGGTGGTTTCTGTGGACGGACGGCCTGTGAGACTCCAGCTCTGTGACACTGCCGGGCAG GATGAGTTTGACAAACTCAGGCCCCTCTGCTACACCAACACGGACATCTTTCTTCTGTGCTTCAGTGTGGTGAGCCCCTCATCCTTCCAGAACGTCAGTGAGAAGTGGGTGCCCGAGATCCGATGCCACTGTCCCAAAGCCCCCATCGTCCTCGTCGGAACTCAGTCGGATCTCAGAGAAGACGTCAAAGTCCTCATTGAGCTGGACAAATGCAAAGAGAAGCCGGTGCCTGAAGAGGCAGCTAAGCTGTGCGCCGAGGAGATCAAAGCCGCCTCCTACATCGAGTGTTCGGCCTTGACTCAGAAAAACCTCAAAGAGGTCTTTGACGCGGCCATTGTCGCCGGCATTCAGTACTCAGACACTCAGCAACAGCCAAAGAAGCGCAAAAGCAGGACTCCTGACAAAATGAAAAACCTCTCCAAGTCCTGGTGGAAAAAGTACTGCTGTGTCGTATGA